Genomic window (Candidatus Nitrosocosmicus franklandus):
ATTTATATCAAGAAAATAAAAAATGCGTATCTCTTTTTCCACTTTTACATAATTTACTCTTTGTGTTACTGTTCAAGATTGAACGGTATTCACAGTAAAACATAATGGAATATACAATTCGTTTACAAGCCAATAATTAAATTATCTTCATGATTTGTAGGTGGAAAATAATCCTTTAACAATTGCATCATTTATATCAAAAATAGTTTAGTCAAAGTTTTCTATGACTTAAAATTGTGTAATCGGGAAAAAAGAGGAGCTAAAGCTTACCATAATTTGGTAAGGTCCAATGGAATATTAAGATAAACAACACCGCGGAGCAGGCTGGGATCAAAGGAAGGAAAAACAGGAAAATTATTCAGTGGATAATTCTTAATGTCTCTATTCAATTAAGGGACATGAGTATATTAAGGTGTTCTAGTTGAATTGAAATTGTTGTCTAATTGCAATAGATATCAAATATATTTATCTTAACTTAATTTAAGGCGTGATTCAATGTTTCTTGGGATGATGGTGAGTCGAATAATTCTGTCCTTTTTGTATATACCTTACATATAATACCGATGGTCCGTTAACTATAACTGATCGAACACCAACAATTATACTAAATACATCTCCACCATTCACAAATGAACCTGCCGCATAACCATTCATTTTATATTTTTCATCATTTATTGGTTCTAAATTGTTATCATAGATATCATAACTAGGCAAGGACTAAATCGCATGGAGATACCGAGATATTGATGTCAACTATAATGTTATTACTCTTAGGGCAAAGCAACAAGATTGAACGGCTTAGTTTGTAAACAAAGATTAGTTAGACTAATGGGCTTTTATAATACTGAGAAAGTCTAAAGACACTCACAGGCTTTTGGGAAAAGACGGAAACAGACAATTGATTGTTACTACAGTATTGAGTGCAACAAATAATTAATTACCCTTTTAGGTCTATTTTCTATTTATAGAAGTGCAGGATATTTAAGTAAAGTTATCATTGATGAATTGTTATGTCGAAAGAATCCAAATCAATCTTTCAACCATCATTGAGAAACAAGTTTTTAATTGAAATTATAGGTACATTTATTCTGGTTTATGCGATTGCATCCGCTGCGACAGTTTATTCTGATAGCGGACAATTGGGAGTAATTGGTATAGGTTTGGTACATGCCCTTGTCTTAACAGCAATTGTATACGCAATAGGATATCGATCTGGTGCACAGGTTAATCCTGCAGTCACAATTGGACTATTAGTAGCCAAGAAAATAACAGGTAAGGAAGCTGTTGTTTATATAATTGCCCAGATTATAGGGGCAGTAATTGCCGCATCTGTGGTATATTCGATTTTTGGCTCTGAAATGTCTGCTAGTGTGACATTACCTGCGCAAGATAATGTGATAAGATCTCTTATACTAGAAACAGTTATGACTTTTACTTTGGTATATGTAGTACTTGCCACAACTACTTCAAAGAACTTTAAGATAGTACCATTGGCAGGACTGGCCATTGGTTTTACATTAGGTTTAAACGTTATATTTGGTGGTGCAATTACTGGAGGCTCATTAAACCCTGCACGTTCGTTTGGTCCGGCATTAATCATGTTTGATTTTAACTATCATTGGATATATTGGGTGGCGCCTATTATAGGTGGATTGATAGCAGCCGGAGTGTACAAAGTGGTGCATACCAAGGAGGAACAAGAGGAAGAAAAACTTCCGCCAAAATAGTTTAACATGAATCTTTGGACCTATAATTTGATTTCACTTGGTAAATTAAATTTTAATATCAATTTTGTTTAAATTTAGGTGTTTCGTAGACAGCATCTTGCTAAAGATTGCATTTAAGAGAAGGCATTACTGATTTTTGCTATAAATATTGATTATCTATAATAGCACACAATAATAAGGATATTGAAAGATCGGTCTGGAAAAGTAACGACACAACAAATGATACTTCTAATCCGTAACTGAAAAGCCCAAAGACCTGTAAGCCTTTGGACTAGACAAAGGTAAGAGAAACAAATTATCACTTATCGCTCAGGTTGGAAAAATCTCGATTTACTGTTTGATAGGTACCCTAGAAAAATTTGAAATAAAGAACGATTCATAATTTAGGGTGTAGAAATGCCTGACAAACTTTGAACCTCATTCCAGTACTTTTCAAACATAATCTCTTGTACAAATATCCGATGTTTCTCTTCTGAGTATGCTCCTTCTAGCTGATCTCCATTATTAGTGGATTTTATTTGAAACATGTATTTGTTATCACTTATGATTATCGTTTCTTCAAATTTGCCTACTAATTCCGTAGCAAACCCTAATTGAATATGATTACTTTTGTTAGTTGCCTTATTCAGTGAATCTATGTTCCTTACCCATTGTTCATCAAAACAATCTACCAAGATCTTGATACGAATATCTTTCTTTATCGAATTAGCTAATCTTGCAAGGAATGTGATATTGCCTTTTGCAAATACCTTGTTTAAAACCCGAATGGAGGAAAATACAAGTATCTCCTTTCTACTTTGTTCTATCAGATAAATGATTTCATTTTCTATTTCGTCAGGGTTTGTGATAATAAAATTGTCACTTTGGTGTTCTAGTTCTTTAATCCTAGATGGCAGCGATATTCCCATACTCCATAGCTGTTCAAAGAGCTTTTGCTGCTTTTCTACAAGAGGTTTGAAATTACTAAACACTCCTTGAGCTGGAGGTTGATTATCTGTAAGTAATATATACATCATGTAACACCTAGAATCCATTATTCCAAAGTTTCCCCTAATGCCGTCTAGATGTCTGAATTCTCCTAGATCATACAGATCAAATGTATCTATGTTTTCTTGTGTAAGCTCTATTACAAACCTTGATTCAATTCCCCTCGTTTTCATTCTTTTCCTTCCGATAGAAAATCCTTCTTTGAAATTGTTGAGAAGAAAGGTAGTAAATTGAGCATCCCATACGCTATCAAAACCCTTATCACAAATTTCCACTGCGTTTATGCTGAGTTCTGCTATTTGGTCCCAACCATGAATGACTTCAGTTGTTATTGGACGATACTTGCGTGATTCCTTAATCTGATTTAAGGTATACACATCCATTTACTGGCTCTGTTCAGTTAACAGGTTTTAATTCCTTGTTGTGATAGTCGACAAACAGGTTCAACCAGTTTTTTACGTGTTTTAGTTTGCAGTTCTTTAGCCTGCAGGGAAAGTAATCATCGAAACTTTCAGTTCTGTCCTTGATATACTGCATTGTTCTTTCAATCAAGTTTTTTTCATAGGAGGAATGGAGATGGTGTTCTAATTTAAGGAATTGACAAGCCATGGGATACCAAGTACCACCATCTGTTGAAACTGGATGCTTTCCATAGTCTCTGACTATGTTTGACAGAAACCGTTCCGCAACAAACATGTTTCTCTCCTTAGAAATGGATAGTGAGAGAATTTCCTTACTTTTCGCATCTATTGCAACCCATAACCACGTGTATTCTGAACCAACCTTAAGCAATGTTTCATCTACAATGAATTCACATATCCTTCTTTGTTTTGTCTTGATAATCTTAGGTTGGTACTTTTGAATCCAGTTCCAGATAGTGACATGATTTCGTTTGATACAGTATGATAATCTTTCAGATGTTTTCCTAAGAGAAAGACCTGAAAAGTACAAATGTAAGCCATAATACACATATTTTGAAGGTGTTCTGTTTCTAGTATTCATAAAAGAGATAGGACATCTTCAAGCTATAGACTTGACGCTAAATGAACAGAGCCCATTTACTATAAGAGAATGCATAAAAGGATAAAAACACCCCAATAATCGTAGTTAGAAGTAAAGTTAGTGTTTTAATTAGTAGTTTTTGCTTAAGTCGTATTATATGAGATCGGCAATCTATTTCTTTTCATTGTCTTTTTCTTAATTCAAAAGCTTTTGATAATAAGATGATAAGACACGCTGCAATATTAGACAAGCCAAAACTAACTTACGGAAGATAACATAAGAAGTTCAAGTCAAAGAATCAATCTCGACTATAAGAGAGGTAATCAAGAGAAATAAATATACCAAAGAGTAGTAACGTAATTGAAACTTATTACAAATTTAAAAAATTGTATAATAGATATACATACTTAGTATAGGAATAATAATTTTATAGTGAAAAACGATTTTCTCCTTGTGAGTTTTGCATTGTTATTGAGTATTTCAAGGACGTACTTGTCATCAAGATAGATCTTTGTGACACTTTTGCTATTTACATCAGATAAGATGAAATTGTGACTACTTCGGTTGCATGAAAGGACGTGGATCGAGTATTGCTCTAATTGAATTTATTTTTTCGTTATCATCAACTTTTATCCAAAAGCACATGATTTGAGAATCATACTCCTGAAGAATACAGACATCTTTTTCTTCCGTAAACACCTTCTTAAAGTCTAATTTGGTTAATCCTCTTATCTGATATTGGCGTTCAAAATATTTCAAATAAGATTCAGGATTATCAAATGAATTAACGGGTGATACGTATGAAAAATTATCACTCAAATAATCTCTTGCCAACTGTCAGTCTTGGTCTTCTGTGGCCTGAAAATACCCCATAACAATATTCTTTGCGCTTTTGGGAGAGGATCCATTTTTTTCCATGTAGTTTCTTGTAAGCCATCGTATTTATCAGTAGTAGTATCAGTGATAATGATGTTTTAAAAATCAGGTATTTTAGTTATTGAATGAGGGAAAAAATGAGTTGTATTGAAGCTTATCTGACAATAGATAGACAAAATCTCTATATACCAAGGGGGCCAATTAGGTCAAAGGCACGATACATCTACTGACAGTGTAATAATAGTAAGAAAACAATACCGTGGTTTATGGATTAAGCAACAAAAAGATTGATAGACTTATTAATCAAAATAGTCTAATGGATATAATTTCAATCCATACTTTTCTGCGATACTTTGGAGTCGTTTAAGAGTCTCAGAAGTTAATTGTGGAATAGGTAAAAGAGTATCTGCAGTTACAGGTTTTCCCACTTCTAAAAACATTTTTTCCATACCTGCAGGGGTTAAGAAACACAGAAAACGTACTACACTATTTGTTTCATTAGTAAATTTATGAATTGGTCCGTTAAAGGGTATATTTACATAAGAGCCCTGCTTAGCTGTGTACCTTTTTTCCTTCGTTATTACATTTATTTCTCCTTTTAGAATATAAAACGCTTCCTGGTAAGAGGGATGCGAATGAGGTGCTGGTCCTCCTCCCGGAGGAATCAACATATCAATAAGAGAATATGAACCGTTGGTTTGTTCGCCTCCTATAACAACACTATATGTGTCACCCATTACTGACACGGTAGGTCCTTCATTAATATCCACTGCAGTGGGAGAATTGATTGTGTTTACCATGTTTTTACTTATTTGTGCATGTATCTTGATTCCGCTGAAAAATTCGTTTTTGAAAATGATAAAATATAATAGAGAATTATAAATCAACTAAATCCATTTATTTTAAATCCTTATTTAGAAGAGGACAAACAGCTGATGTTAAGAATGATTTCTAGCAGTTACCATAAACCTCATAATTCGTAAAGTTGAAATCTAATAGGAATGTCAAGATTATGTTTTCTACGTTAATGTCGTTACTCAATGAAAAGGGTAATGAGATTGAAATACATGATAAGGCCTAGTCTCTCAAATGTCACTACCATGGCTAATTTCAAACAAGATTTTGTGGACATATAATGAATGTGATGTGGACACACATCTTGCTTGTCAATAACAGCCATTCTTTTGGGCCCAATCCAGGTCAGAAAACTCACTACGTTCACAATACTCTTCTAAGATTTGTGCATAGTCATTTTCTATTAGTAATTGATTTGATAATAAATTGTCATCACCACAATAAACAAGACCAATCATTCTACCATAGCTTCCGCCTTTTTGACCATCATCTTCATCTACTAGGGCTTTCTCTCCAACTCCACAAATCAAGCTGAGAAAATCCTTTGCTTCTTGGTATCCTTGTTCACCCCGTTCAGGGGTATTGATCAATGCCAACCTGATTGTGACTTGGTTATCAACTTCAACTGTATCTCCGTCAATCACCTTTGAAATAACCCCTGTAAAACAATTTGCATTTCCAGAACAAAGGTCAGATGAAACTGAATTCTTTCTATTCAGTGTAATAGTCTCATCGTTATTCCCGTTTTTGTTATTATCCGAATTTGAACTATAATCGTTATCATTATCATCATTATTATTATTGTTATGTTCATTATCATTTGATGATTTTCTACTTGAATCTTCATCTTCTTCATCTTCTTCTTCATTGCCACCGCATTCATCATCGTATCCCAAATCTCCACAAACATAGCTTCCATTATCAGATGGACAACTATGCCATCTGTGACAACCATCTCGATGTCCAGAACTATCGAGAACAATTAACGGCGATGATAATAATGCTGTAACTATTATCCCCATAGTTATAATTATGCTAATCCGCAATAATGCAGATAAAACCCAAGGGAATTAAAATATGTATCCAAATTCGAAACTTAATTGTTAATGCAAGGTACGGAAAGTCTAAAGGCTCGAACTGGCCTTTAGACCAACATGATGGAAGTTTGCAAGAGGTAGAAGAACTACAAGTATCACGGGTTCA
Coding sequences:
- a CDS encoding MIP/aquaporin family protein, whose product is MSKESKSIFQPSLRNKFLIEIIGTFILVYAIASAATVYSDSGQLGVIGIGLVHALVLTAIVYAIGYRSGAQVNPAVTIGLLVAKKITGKEAVVYIIAQIIGAVIAASVVYSIFGSEMSASVTLPAQDNVIRSLILETVMTFTLVYVVLATTTSKNFKIVPLAGLAIGFTLGLNVIFGGAITGGSLNPARSFGPALIMFDFNYHWIYWVAPIIGGLIAAGVYKVVHTKEEQEEEKLPPK
- a CDS encoding DDE-type integrase/transposase/recombinase, producing MNTRNRTPSKYVYYGLHLYFSGLSLRKTSERLSYCIKRNHVTIWNWIQKYQPKIIKTKQRRICEFIVDETLLKVGSEYTWLWVAIDAKSKEILSLSISKERNMFVAERFLSNIVRDYGKHPVSTDGGTWYPMACQFLKLEHHLHSSYEKNLIERTMQYIKDRTESFDDYFPCRLKNCKLKHVKNWLNLFVDYHNKELKPVN
- a CDS encoding cupin domain-containing protein, with the translated sequence MVNTINSPTAVDINEGPTVSVMGDTYSVVIGGEQTNGSYSLIDMLIPPGGGPAPHSHPSYQEAFYILKGEINVITKEKRYTAKQGSYVNIPFNGPIHKFTNETNSVVRFLCFLTPAGMEKMFLEVGKPVTADTLLPIPQLTSETLKRLQSIAEKYGLKLYPLDYFD
- a CDS encoding thermonuclease family protein, whose product is MRISIIITMGIIVTALLSSPLIVLDSSGHRDGCHRWHSCPSDNGSYVCGDLGYDDECGGNEEEDEEDEDSSRKSSNDNEHNNNNNDDNDNDYSSNSDNNKNGNNDETITLNRKNSVSSDLCSGNANCFTGVISKVIDGDTVEVDNQVTIRLALINTPERGEQGYQEAKDFLSLICGVGEKALVDEDDGQKGGSYGRMIGLVYCGDDNLLSNQLLIENDYAQILEEYCERSEFSDLDWAQKNGCY